The following are from one region of the Streptomyces rubrogriseus genome:
- the egtD gene encoding L-histidine N(alpha)-methyltransferase: protein MSQFRLTRTLPEDATDAALRADVLAGLTSTPKWLPPKWFYDARGSELFEAITALPEYYPTRAEREILVDRAGEIAAATGARTLVELGSGSSEKTRVLLDALTGRNGLRGYVPVDVSESALTQAGQALVAERPGLQVHALIADFTGGLTLPDTPGPRLVAFLGGTIGNLLPGERAGFLASVRSLLSPGDTLLLGTDLVKDEGVLVRAYDDAAGVTAEFNKNVLSVVNRELEADFAPAAFDHVALWNAEREWIEMRLRSRTAQTVKIQALDLAVDFADGEELRTEVSAKFRREGVRAELAAAGLDLAHWWTDGEERFALSLSVAR from the coding sequence GTGAGCCAGTTCCGTCTGACCCGGACGCTGCCCGAGGACGCCACGGACGCCGCCCTGCGCGCCGACGTCCTGGCGGGCCTGACGAGCACGCCCAAGTGGCTGCCGCCGAAGTGGTTCTACGACGCGCGGGGCAGCGAGCTGTTCGAGGCGATCACCGCGCTGCCCGAGTACTACCCGACCCGGGCCGAGCGGGAGATCCTCGTCGACCGGGCCGGGGAGATCGCGGCGGCGACCGGTGCGCGCACGCTGGTGGAGCTGGGCTCCGGCTCCTCGGAGAAGACGCGGGTGCTGCTGGACGCGCTGACCGGGCGGAACGGGCTGCGCGGCTACGTGCCGGTCGACGTGAGCGAGAGCGCCCTCACCCAGGCCGGGCAGGCGCTCGTCGCCGAGCGTCCCGGCCTCCAGGTGCACGCGCTGATCGCCGACTTCACGGGTGGGCTGACGCTGCCCGACACGCCGGGCCCCCGGCTGGTGGCGTTCCTCGGCGGCACCATCGGCAACCTGCTGCCCGGGGAACGCGCCGGGTTCCTGGCCTCCGTGCGCTCCCTGCTGTCCCCGGGCGACACCCTGCTGCTGGGCACGGACCTGGTCAAGGACGAAGGGGTGCTGGTCCGCGCCTACGACGACGCGGCCGGGGTGACGGCCGAGTTCAACAAGAACGTGCTGTCCGTGGTGAACCGCGAGCTGGAGGCCGACTTCGCGCCCGCGGCCTTCGATCACGTGGCGCTGTGGAACGCCGAACGGGAGTGGATCGAGATGCGGCTGCGCTCGCGCACCGCGCAGACCGTGAAGATCCAGGCGCTCGACCTGGCCGTGGACTTCGCGGACGGGGAGGAGTTGCGCACCGAGGTGTCCGCGAAGTTCCGGCGCGAGGGTGTGCGGGCCGAGCTGGCGGCGGCCGGTCTCGACCTGGCCCACTGGTGGACGGACGGCGAGGAGCGTTTCGCCCTGTCGCTGAGCGTGGCGCGCTGA
- the egtC gene encoding ergothioneine biosynthesis protein EgtC has protein sequence MCRHLAYVGPAEPLGELLVTPPHGLYRQSWAPRHQRYGTVNADGFGVGWYADGDPVPARYRRAGPIWADQSFADLARVVRTGALLAAVRDATLAGADAEAAAAPFAAGTWLFSHNGAVAGWPGSLAPVAATLPPGELLSLEARNDSALVWALVLARLRAGDDEGRALAETVLEVAAAAPASRLNLLLTNGSTVTATTWGDTLWYLSHPDGGTVVASEPYDDDPHWQEVPDRTLLAASRTDVRLTPLKDPGGTAAPALGPTDAFVSAKEPRT, from the coding sequence ATGTGCCGTCACCTTGCCTATGTGGGCCCCGCGGAGCCGCTCGGGGAACTCCTCGTGACGCCGCCGCACGGTCTGTACCGCCAGTCGTGGGCGCCGCGGCACCAGCGGTACGGCACGGTCAACGCCGACGGGTTCGGCGTCGGCTGGTACGCCGACGGCGATCCGGTGCCCGCCCGGTACCGGCGGGCCGGCCCGATCTGGGCGGACCAGTCCTTCGCCGACCTCGCCCGGGTGGTGCGGACCGGCGCGCTGCTCGCGGCGGTGCGGGACGCGACGCTGGCCGGTGCCGACGCGGAGGCGGCCGCAGCGCCGTTCGCCGCGGGGACCTGGCTGTTCAGCCACAACGGCGCGGTGGCGGGCTGGCCGGGGTCGCTGGCTCCGGTGGCCGCGACGCTGCCGCCCGGGGAGCTGCTGTCGCTGGAGGCGCGCAACGACTCGGCGCTCGTGTGGGCGCTGGTCCTGGCCCGGCTGCGGGCCGGGGACGACGAGGGCCGGGCGCTGGCCGAGACGGTGCTGGAGGTCGCCGCGGCGGCCCCGGCCTCCCGGCTCAACCTGCTCCTCACCAACGGCTCCACCGTCACCGCCACCACCTGGGGCGACACCCTGTGGTACCTGTCCCACCCGGATGGCGGCACGGTCGTCGCCTCCGAGCCGTACGACGACGACCCCCACTGGCAGGAGGTCCCCGACCGCACCCTGCTGGCGGCGAGCCGCACGGACGTGCGACTGACCCCGCTCAAGGACCCGGGCGGGACCGCCGCCCCCGCCCTCGGCCCGACCGACGCTTTCGTCTCTGCGAAGGAGCCCCGCACGTGA
- the egtB gene encoding ergothioneine biosynthesis protein EgtB: MTDPTDAPATTTAEALRERALTTLVTARERTTLLTSCVEGPDLTAQVSPLMSPLVWDLAHIGNQEEQWLLRAVAGQEAIRPEIDSLYDAFEHPRSERPSLPLLSPAEARRYASDVRGRALDVLEATAFDGTRLTEAGFAFGMIAQHEQQHDETMLITHQLRKGPQALTAPDPDPAGLFTGPAEVLVPGGPFAMGTSTEPWALDNERPAHRREVAPYFIDTVPVTNGAYRAFIDDGGYDDPRWWTPEGWDHIRRHAVTAPLFWRRDGGQWLRRRFGVTEAVPADEPVLHVCWYEADAYARWAGRRLPTEAEWEKAARYDPAGDRVMRYPWGDADPGPEHANLGQRHLRPAPAGSYPAGESPLGVRQLIGDVWEWTSSDFAPYPGFRAFPYKEYSEVFFGPEYKVLRGGSFAVDAVACRGTFRNWDYPVRRQIFSGFRTARSAEAA, from the coding sequence ATGACCGACCCCACCGACGCGCCTGCGACCACCACCGCCGAGGCCCTGCGGGAGCGGGCCCTGACCACGCTGGTCACCGCCCGCGAGCGCACCACGCTGCTGACCAGCTGCGTGGAGGGTCCCGACCTGACCGCCCAGGTGTCGCCGCTGATGTCCCCGCTGGTGTGGGACCTGGCGCACATCGGCAACCAGGAGGAGCAGTGGCTGCTGCGCGCGGTCGCCGGGCAGGAGGCGATACGCCCGGAGATCGACAGCCTGTACGACGCCTTCGAGCATCCGCGCTCCGAGCGGCCGAGCCTGCCCCTGCTGTCGCCCGCCGAGGCCCGCAGGTACGCCTCGGACGTGCGCGGGCGGGCCCTGGACGTGCTGGAGGCCACCGCGTTCGACGGGACGCGGCTGACCGAGGCGGGCTTCGCCTTCGGGATGATCGCCCAGCACGAGCAGCAGCACGACGAGACCATGCTGATCACGCACCAGCTGCGCAAGGGGCCGCAGGCGCTGACCGCGCCCGACCCGGATCCGGCGGGGCTGTTCACCGGGCCGGCCGAAGTCCTGGTGCCGGGCGGCCCGTTCGCCATGGGCACCTCGACCGAGCCGTGGGCCCTGGACAACGAACGCCCCGCGCACCGGCGCGAGGTGGCGCCCTACTTCATCGACACCGTCCCGGTGACCAACGGCGCCTACCGGGCGTTCATCGACGACGGCGGCTACGACGACCCACGCTGGTGGACCCCCGAGGGCTGGGACCACATCCGCCGGCACGCCGTCACCGCCCCGCTGTTCTGGCGCCGGGACGGCGGGCAGTGGCTGCGGCGCCGCTTCGGGGTGACCGAGGCGGTACCGGCCGACGAGCCGGTGCTGCACGTGTGCTGGTACGAGGCCGACGCGTACGCCCGCTGGGCCGGACGCCGGCTGCCCACCGAGGCCGAGTGGGAGAAGGCGGCGCGGTACGACCCGGCCGGGGACCGCGTCATGCGCTATCCCTGGGGCGACGCCGACCCGGGCCCCGAGCACGCCAACCTGGGGCAGCGGCACCTGCGCCCGGCACCCGCGGGCAGCTATCCGGCCGGTGAGTCGCCGCTCGGTGTACGTCAGTTGATCGGCGACGTCTGGGAGTGGACGTCGAGCGACTTCGCCCCGTACCCGGGCTTCCGGGCGTTCCCGTACAAGGAGTACTCGGAGGTCTTCTTCGGCCCCGAGTACAAGGTGCTGCGCGGCGGTTCCTTCGCCGTGGACGCGGTGGCCTGCCGGGGCACGTTCCGCAACTGGGACTATCCGGTCCGCCGGCAGATCTTCTCCGGGTTCCGCACCGCCCGGTCGGCGGAGGCCGCCTGA
- the egtA gene encoding ergothioneine biosynthesis glutamate--cysteine ligase EgtA: protein MSDSVGGCIRPRTAVSEAEVEALVRGICFKTGPPRLLGVEVEWLVHELRAPRLPVSPERLRAVYTALRAVPLRSALTVEPGGQLELSSLPAASLTECVRAVSADLEAVRAVLREDGLALVGLGHDPWQAPRRYLRQPRYDAMESCLDRTGPGGRFMMCSSASVQVCVDAGHEEPGPLGHVRRWWLAHHLGAVLLAAFANSPLSGGRPTGWRSTRQLRWTQIGAGRAGGPPLDSDPRGTWARHVLDAPVMCVRRDGGPWDVPEGLTLREWTRELVPRPPTREDLDYHLTTLFPPVRPRGHLELRMIDAQPGDDGWIVPLAVTAALFDDPEATETAYRAVKPLAERTLGLAAPHNPLYEDAARDALTDPELREAAVTCFTAALAALPRLGAGTEVTDAVAAYRERYVLRGRCPADDLLDMPGGADRGPHGRETRS, encoded by the coding sequence ATGTCCGATTCGGTTGGTGGCTGTATCCGGCCACGTACCGCGGTCAGTGAGGCCGAGGTCGAGGCGCTGGTCCGCGGCATCTGCTTCAAGACCGGTCCGCCCAGGCTCCTCGGCGTCGAGGTGGAATGGCTCGTCCACGAGCTGCGCGCGCCGCGGCTCCCCGTGTCACCCGAACGGCTCCGTGCGGTCTACACCGCGCTGCGGGCCGTTCCCCTGAGGTCGGCGCTGACCGTCGAACCCGGCGGCCAGCTGGAGCTGAGTTCGCTCCCCGCCGCCTCGCTGACGGAGTGCGTCCGCGCCGTCTCCGCCGACCTGGAAGCCGTCCGCGCCGTGCTGCGCGAGGACGGCCTCGCCCTGGTCGGCCTCGGCCACGATCCCTGGCAGGCGCCGCGCCGGTACCTGCGGCAGCCGCGCTACGACGCCATGGAGTCCTGTCTCGACCGCACCGGCCCCGGTGGCCGCTTCATGATGTGCTCCTCCGCCTCGGTGCAGGTGTGCGTGGACGCCGGGCACGAGGAGCCGGGGCCGCTGGGGCATGTGCGCCGGTGGTGGCTGGCCCATCACCTGGGCGCGGTCCTGCTGGCCGCGTTCGCCAACTCCCCGCTGTCCGGCGGGCGCCCCACCGGCTGGCGGTCCACCCGGCAGCTGCGGTGGACGCAGATCGGCGCCGGGCGGGCGGGCGGTCCCCCGCTGGACAGCGACCCGCGCGGCACCTGGGCGCGGCACGTGCTGGACGCCCCGGTGATGTGCGTGCGCCGCGACGGCGGCCCCTGGGACGTGCCGGAGGGCCTGACGCTGCGGGAGTGGACCCGCGAGCTGGTGCCCCGGCCGCCGACCCGGGAGGACCTCGACTACCACCTCACCACGCTCTTCCCGCCGGTCAGGCCGCGCGGCCACCTGGAGCTGCGCATGATCGACGCGCAGCCCGGGGACGACGGCTGGATCGTGCCGCTGGCGGTGACCGCCGCGCTGTTCGACGACCCCGAGGCCACCGAGACCGCCTACCGGGCCGTCAAGCCCCTGGCGGAGCGCACCCTGGGCCTGGCCGCGCCGCACAATCCGCTGTACGAGGACGCGGCCCGTGACGCCCTCACCGATCCCGAGCTGCGCGAGGCAGCCGTCACGTGTTTCACCGCGGCACTCGCCGCGCTGCCCCGGCTCGGCGCGGGCACCGAGGTGACGGACGCCGTCGCCGCGTACCGGGAGCGCTACGTCCTGAGGGGCCGCTGCCCCGCCGACGATCTGCTGGACATGCCGGGCGGCGCGGACCGTGGCCCGCACGGGAGGGAGACCCGCTCATGA
- a CDS encoding TIGR02452 family protein, translating to MSARLRGIAQQTEQIVAAGSYLTPDGREVPLAAAVGAARDGTRMYGPGPVEVTVPAGARTVFEVTGESSLEAARRLGGDVAVLNFASARNPGGGYLNGAQAQEEALCRASALYTCLLRAREFYNHHRAHRDPFYTDRVVHSPGVPVFRDDRGRLLDEPFTAGFLTSAAPNAGVVLRTAPERAAGLPAALTGRAERVLETAAAHGHRRLVLGAWGCGVFRNDPARVAGAFRTLLGPGGRFAGAFERVAFGILDRTPGATVRAAFERAFPEGAGRPGQLQP from the coding sequence GTGAGCGCGCGCCTGCGGGGCATCGCACAGCAGACGGAGCAGATCGTCGCGGCCGGGTCCTACCTCACGCCCGACGGGCGTGAGGTGCCCCTCGCGGCCGCGGTCGGGGCGGCCCGGGACGGGACGCGGATGTACGGGCCGGGACCCGTCGAGGTGACCGTTCCGGCCGGGGCGCGCACGGTCTTCGAGGTCACCGGCGAGAGCAGCCTGGAGGCCGCCCGGCGGCTCGGCGGCGACGTCGCCGTGCTCAACTTCGCCTCCGCGCGCAATCCCGGCGGCGGCTACCTCAACGGCGCCCAGGCCCAGGAGGAGGCCCTGTGCCGGGCCTCCGCCCTCTACACCTGCCTGCTGCGGGCGCGTGAGTTCTACAACCACCACCGCGCCCACCGCGACCCGTTCTACACGGACCGAGTCGTCCACTCGCCCGGCGTCCCCGTCTTCCGGGACGACCGGGGCCGCCTGCTGGACGAGCCGTTCACGGCCGGGTTCCTCACCTCCGCCGCGCCCAACGCGGGCGTGGTGCTGCGCACGGCCCCGGAGCGCGCCGCCGGCCTGCCCGCCGCCCTCACCGGGCGCGCCGAGCGGGTCCTCGAGACGGCCGCGGCCCACGGGCACCGGCGGCTGGTCCTCGGCGCCTGGGGGTGCGGCGTGTTCCGCAACGACCCCGCCCGGGTGGCGGGCGCGTTCCGGACACTGCTCGGGCCCGGCGGGCGGTTCGCCGGTGCCTTCGAACGGGTGGCCTTCGGCATCCTGGACCGCACCCCGGGCGCCACCGTCCGGGCGGCCTTCGAGCGTGCCTTCCCGGAGGGCGCGGGCCGTCCCGGTCAGCTCCAGCCGTAG
- a CDS encoding type II toxin-antitoxin system PemK/MazF family toxin codes for MNAFTDDIDSNGETAPGRYGPAATTEADPREVGRVRTEYSPAHDGDPDPGEIVWTWVPYEEADGRGKDRPVLVVAREAAGTVLAVQLSSRRHDGDREWVPIGSGPWDRSGRDSWVDVDRVLRLHDAGMRREACALDRMRFDLVRQRLRERYGWS; via the coding sequence CGACGACATCGACAGCAACGGCGAGACCGCCCCGGGCCGTTACGGACCCGCCGCCACCACCGAGGCCGACCCGCGGGAGGTGGGCCGGGTGCGGACCGAGTACTCCCCCGCGCACGACGGCGATCCCGATCCCGGCGAGATCGTCTGGACGTGGGTGCCCTACGAGGAGGCGGACGGCCGCGGCAAGGACCGGCCCGTGCTCGTGGTGGCCCGGGAGGCGGCCGGGACGGTGCTGGCCGTGCAGCTGTCCAGCAGGCGGCACGACGGGGACCGGGAGTGGGTGCCGATCGGCAGCGGGCCCTGGGACCGCTCCGGACGGGACTCCTGGGTCGACGTGGACCGGGTGCTGCGGCTGCACGACGCGGGGATGCGCCGCGAGGCGTGCGCCCTGGACCGGATGCGCTTCGACCTCGTGCGGCAGCGGCTGCGGGAGCGCTACGGCTGGAGCTGA